A portion of the Oncorhynchus nerka isolate Pitt River linkage group LG27, Oner_Uvic_2.0, whole genome shotgun sequence genome contains these proteins:
- the LOC115111767 gene encoding semaphorin-4C-like, with the protein MGEAKVLLLVLLIGWEKSLCLNWNPVPRKTVRYREVLDSMARFRALGVWNYTMATLAEHERVLYVGAREALFALDPNDISRQLRPQIEWPAPQEKKKECATKGKNNQTECFNYIRFLQSYNHTHLYTCGTYAFQPKCTYINADHFSLNPGSLEDGKGKCPYDPAKGHTGLIVDKELYSATLNNFLGTEPVILRNLGQQHYSMKSEYLPAWLNEPDFVGSALVRESSGSKEGDDDKIYFFFSERAVELDCDTELTVARVARVCKGDLGGTRTLQKKWTTFQKARLVCSLPERHVTFNNLRAVFTLPGTDWRTTTFYGIFHAQWGDVDVSAVCQYQIGEVKKVFDGPYKEYRDASQRWGRYTGTVPSPRPGACITSWHRENGYNSSLQLPDATLNFAKKHPLMEEKAQARPLLLTKGINFTRLAVDRVSALDTRAYNMLFLGTADGWLQRVVILGSEAHVIEEIQLFDSPQPVDSLTISHTKKYLYIGSRSEVLQLPLANCSRYQSQPDCLLSRDPYCAWDSEGRACVRIDLHRGSTSSLSQDLMLERFSRGKAKFDKPVAIPSPDNSRLRNVTVVVESDMVLPCQLVSNLAQPSWLLNDRELQLGDEEAGGARFDRTLKALVVPNVMPVHAGRYVCYSEEQGVKFQMERYQVSVVASSPVVMAARAPDGSMGLFWVLVITLGAACLLLLVAALYLRRRLKLAIGKGTEMKPLESTLVYPITLPKEPPTFVPSKMPSDEDRFWETGANYYYSDGSLKIVPGHALCPSSQSHHHAPTASPSAIPGQPIHSPSRLSLTNIRGSGSNGYIRLNLSSAGEERVSGGGSGGGGLGLSGGGNDYSSPFKEELRRTLQQRSVLPDANPEESSV; encoded by the exons ATGGGTGAGGCTAAGGTCCTGCTGTTGGTTCTTCTGATTGGTTGGGAGAAGTCGTTATGTCTCAACTGGAACCCAGTCCCACGCAAGACGGTCAGATACCGCG AGGTACTGGACAGCATGGCCAGGTTCCGGGCTCTAGGTGTGTGGAACTACACCATGGCGACTCTAGCAGAACACGAGAGGGTTCTGTATGTAGGAGCTAGAGAGGCCCTGTTTGCCCTGGACCCTAACGACATCAGCAGACAGCTACGACCTCAg attgaGTGGCCAGCACCacaggagaagaagaaagagtGTGCCACCAAGGGCAAGAACAACCAG ACGGAGTGCTTCAACTACATCCGCTTCCTGCAGAGCTACAACCACACCCACCTCTACACCTGTGGAACCTACGCCTTCCAGCCCAAGTGCACCTACATC AATGCAGACCACTTTAGTCTCAACCCTGGCTCCCTTGAGGATGGGAAGGGCAAGTGTCCCTATGACCCAGCCAAGGGCCACACAGGCCTTATAGTGG acAAGGAGCTGTATTCAGCCACACTGAACAACTTCCTGGGTACTGAGCCTGTCATCCTGAGGAACCTGGGACAGCAACACTACAGCATGAAGAGTGAATACCTGCCGGCCTGGCTCaacg AACCTGACTTTGTGGGCTCGGCCCTGGTGAGGGAGAGCAGTGGCAGCAAGGAGGGGGATGATGACAAGATCTACTTCTTCTTTAGTGAGAGAGCTGTTGAGCTGGACTGTGACACGGAGCTCACTGTGGCCAGGGTGGCCCGTGTCTGTAAG GGTGATCTGGGGGGCACTAGGACCCTGCAGAAGAAGTGGACCACCTTCCAGAAGGCCAGGCTGGTGTGTTCTCTCCCCGAGCGACACGTCACCTTCAACAACCTGCGGGCAGTCTTCACCCTGCCAGGCACCGACTGGCGCACCACCACCTTCTATGGCATCTTCCACGCCCAGTG GGGCGATGTGGATGTGTCAGCAGTCTGTCAGTACCAGATAGGGGAGGTGAAGAAGGTGTTTGATGGCCCTTATAAGGAGTACAGAGACGCGTCGCAGAGATGGGGGCGATACACTGGCACTGTCCCCAGCCCACGGCCCGGAGCG TGTATTACGAGCTGGCATAGGGAGAACGGCTACAACAGCTCTCTTCAGCTGCCAGACGCCACCCTCAACTTTGCCAAGAAGCACCCTCTGATGGAGGAGAAGGCTCAGGCTCGCCCCCTACTGCTCACCAAGGGCATCAACTTCACCCGCCTGGCAGTGGACCGGGTCAGCGCCCTGGACACGCGGGCATACAACATGCTCTTCTTAGGCACAG cggACGGCtggttacagagggtagtgatcctCGGCTCGGAGGCCCATGTGATTGAAGAGATACAGCTGTTTGATTCTCCCCAGCCAGTGGACAGCCTGACCATCTCTCACACCAAG AAGTACTTGTACATTGGCTCACGTTCAGAAGTGCTCCAGCTTCCCTTGGCTAACTGCAGCCGCTATCAGTCGCAGCCAGACTGCCTTCTGTCCCGGGACCCCTACTGTGCCTGGGACAGTGAGGGTCGCGCCTGTGTCCGCATCGACCTCCACCGCGG GTCTACCTCCTCCCTATCCCAGGATCTGATGCTGGAGAGATTCAGCAGGGGCAAAGCCAAGTTTGACAAGCCTGTGGCCATCCCCAGCCCTG acaactCTCGACTGAGGAATGTGACAGTAGTGGTGGAATCAGACATGGTGCTGCCCTGCCAGCTGGTGTCCAACCTGGCCCAGCCCTCCTGGCTCCTCAATGACCGGGAGCTGCAGCTAGGAGACGAGGAGGCCGGGGGGGCACGCTTCGACCGGACTCTGAAGGCTCTGGTGGTCCCCAACGTGATGCCGGTGCACGCGGGACGCTACGTGTGCTACTCCGAGGAGCAGGGGGTCAAGTTTCAGATGGAGCGCTACCAGGTGTCGGTGGTGGCCAGCTCCCCTGTGGTCATGGCAGCCCGGGCCCCTGACGGCAGCATGGGTCTGTTCTGGGTGCTGGTTATCACCCTGGGGGCCGCTTGTCTACTACTACTGGTGGCAGCTCTGTATCTGAGGAGGCGTCTGAAGCTGGCCATAGGTAAAGGAACGGAGATGAAGCCCCTGGAAAGCACCTTGGTCTACCCCATCACCCTGCCCAAGGAGCCACCTACCTTCGTGCCCAGCAAGATGCCCAGCGACGAGGACCGCTTCTGGGAGACGGGCGCCAACTACTACTACTCAGACGGCTCGCTGAAGATCGTTCCCGGCCACGCCCTGTGCCCCAGCAGCCAGTCTCACCACCATGCCCCCACGGCGTCTCCCAGCGCCATCCCCGGCCAGCCCATCCACTCCCCCAGCCGGCTCAGCCTCACCAACATCAGGGGCTCCGGCAGCAACGGCTACATCCGCCTCAACCTGAGCTCGGCCGGGGAGGAGAGGGTTAGCGGGGGTGGTTCTGGtggaggagggctggggctgagcGGGGGCGGGAACGACTACTCCAGCCCCTTCAAGGAGGAGCTGCGTCGGACCCTGCAGCAGAGGAGCGTGCTGCCCGACGCGAACCCTGAAGAGTCGTCTGTGTAG